A window of Kribbella amoyensis contains these coding sequences:
- a CDS encoding carbohydrate ABC transporter permease, with protein MAAAPGRGGIHRDGRAAYLFLAPALLFFCVFLVLPFLFAVVLAFSDWGGFDLGTIEFAGVSNFADVLRFDGSFVRPILVNTLLFAVGSVTLATFGSVLVAYCIDRLSFQGFWRVLYFLPVVATVVAIGNVWKMMYQPAGLINGVLNKLGVNSIGFLSDSSYALPAVTVVHAWASIGGAVLILTAGLKAIPEMYYEAAEVDGANSWRMFWQITLPLLRPSLLFVLITQFIGGLQSFALIIVMTTDGGPVNSTNVAAFEMYQQAFKFGAWGTASAMAMVLFVIILAITLLQLWIARRRGEETS; from the coding sequence GTGGCGGCCGCTCCCGGCCGTGGGGGCATCCATCGGGACGGGCGCGCGGCGTACCTGTTCCTCGCGCCCGCGTTGCTGTTCTTCTGCGTGTTCCTGGTCCTGCCGTTCCTGTTCGCGGTGGTGCTGGCGTTCTCCGACTGGGGCGGCTTCGACCTCGGCACCATCGAGTTCGCCGGGGTGTCGAACTTCGCCGACGTGCTGCGCTTCGACGGCAGCTTCGTCCGGCCGATCCTGGTGAACACGCTGCTGTTCGCGGTCGGCTCGGTCACGCTGGCCACCTTCGGCTCGGTGCTGGTCGCCTACTGCATCGACCGGCTCAGCTTCCAGGGCTTCTGGCGGGTGCTGTACTTCCTGCCAGTGGTCGCGACGGTGGTGGCCATCGGCAACGTCTGGAAGATGATGTACCAGCCGGCCGGCCTGATCAACGGCGTGCTGAACAAGCTCGGCGTGAACAGCATCGGCTTCCTCTCCGACTCCAGCTACGCCTTGCCGGCGGTGACCGTGGTGCACGCGTGGGCGTCGATCGGCGGCGCCGTCCTGATCCTGACCGCGGGACTCAAGGCGATCCCGGAGATGTACTACGAGGCGGCCGAGGTGGACGGTGCGAACAGCTGGCGGATGTTCTGGCAGATCACCCTGCCGCTGCTCCGGCCGTCGTTGCTGTTCGTCCTGATCACCCAGTTCATCGGCGGGTTGCAGTCGTTCGCGCTGATCATCGTGATGACCACCGACGGCGGCCCGGTGAACTCGACCAACGTGGCCGCGTTCGAGATGTACCAGCAGGCGTTCAAGTTCGGCGCCTGGGGGACGGCGAGCGCGATGGCGATGGTGCTGTTCGTGATCATCCTCGCGATCACCCTGCTGCAGTTGTGGATCGCCCGGCGCCGGGGAGAGGAGACCTCGTGA
- a CDS encoding fatty acid desaturase family protein, producing the protein MTLAAEPPRTQRSKGSDFAPLLREIKDAGLLDRRTAAYAIAIAINVALLAVIWAGVVTLGNSWWTLFLAVPLAILTTRAAFFGHDAGHQQIGRSRKLHDWLGLLNGNLVTGMSYGWWNDKHNRHHANPNHTDKDPDVGEGVLVWTLEQAEGRTGLHGWLSRHQARIFFPLLTLEGLNLKVSGIRYLLGRPRKEAQLELGMIAAHLVLYFGVLFTVLSPGKAVLFAVIHHALFGLHLGSVFAPNHKGMEMPDEDSNWGHLEKQVLTSRNVNGGLVTDWMMGGLNYQIEHHLFPSMPRANLRFAQPIVRAYCERIGMPYLSTGLIESYRMGLGHMHEVGSELRDQKASERVGT; encoded by the coding sequence ATGACACTGGCAGCCGAACCGCCGCGGACCCAGCGGAGCAAGGGGAGCGACTTCGCCCCGCTGCTGCGCGAGATCAAGGACGCGGGACTGCTCGACCGCCGGACCGCGGCGTACGCGATCGCGATCGCGATCAACGTCGCCCTGCTGGCCGTGATCTGGGCCGGCGTGGTCACGCTCGGCAACAGCTGGTGGACCCTGTTCCTCGCGGTGCCGCTGGCGATCCTCACCACCCGGGCCGCGTTCTTCGGTCACGACGCCGGGCACCAGCAGATCGGCCGGTCCCGCAAGCTGCACGACTGGCTCGGGTTGCTGAACGGCAACCTGGTCACCGGGATGAGCTACGGCTGGTGGAACGACAAGCACAACCGGCACCACGCGAACCCGAACCACACCGACAAGGACCCGGACGTCGGCGAGGGCGTGCTGGTCTGGACCCTGGAGCAGGCCGAGGGGCGGACCGGCCTGCACGGCTGGCTGTCCCGCCACCAGGCCCGGATCTTCTTCCCGCTGCTCACCCTGGAGGGGCTGAACCTGAAGGTCTCCGGCATCCGGTACCTGCTCGGCCGCCCGCGCAAGGAGGCCCAGCTGGAGCTCGGCATGATCGCCGCACACCTGGTGCTGTACTTCGGCGTGCTGTTCACCGTGCTCTCGCCGGGCAAGGCGGTGCTGTTCGCCGTCATCCACCACGCGCTGTTCGGCCTGCACCTCGGCAGCGTCTTCGCCCCGAACCACAAGGGCATGGAGATGCCGGACGAGGACAGCAACTGGGGCCACCTGGAGAAGCAGGTGCTGACCTCGCGGAACGTCAACGGCGGCCTGGTCACCGACTGGATGATGGGCGGCCTCAACTACCAGATCGAGCACCACCTCTTCCCGAGCATGCCGCGGGCCAACCTGCGGTTCGCGCAGCCGATCGTCCGGGCGTACTGCGAGCGGATCGGGATGCCGTACCTGAGCACCGGGCTGATCGAGTCGTACCGGATGGGCCTCGGCCATATGCACGAGGTCGGCAGCGAACTCCGCGACCAGAAGGCCTCCGAGCGCGTCGGGACCTGA
- a CDS encoding GNAT family N-acetyltransferase, which produces MIRTFAAGDGPGIAAAWTAAAPADPIGYDRLRDLVLLDRNFDPAGLWIAEEDGDIVGAAYAVRRLIAADGADLEPGSGWIPFFFVHPDHRRRGLGRELLTKAMDWLRDQGRTEVFFSSYTPNYFLPGLDVVRYPAALALTEQLGFRTQYQAVAMDRGLVGYAIPDDVRERIRTLEADGYRFGTPTGDELTELIAIARSEFNPDWARAIREAVVAGMPLDRIVAAYAPDRTVLGWAMHGTYEGVLDRFGPFGVLPASRGTGLGKVLLHLTLQRMVGLGAHSAWFLWTGEQSAAGQLYLKTGFTITRKFSILRASLVPADRKD; this is translated from the coding sequence ATGATCCGTACGTTCGCAGCCGGCGACGGGCCCGGGATCGCGGCGGCCTGGACCGCGGCGGCGCCGGCCGACCCGATCGGGTACGACCGGCTCCGCGACCTCGTCCTGCTGGACCGCAACTTCGACCCGGCCGGATTGTGGATCGCCGAGGAGGACGGCGACATCGTGGGCGCCGCGTACGCCGTGCGCCGGTTGATCGCCGCGGACGGTGCCGACCTCGAGCCGGGATCGGGGTGGATCCCGTTCTTCTTCGTCCACCCGGACCACCGGCGCCGCGGCCTCGGGCGGGAGTTGCTGACCAAGGCGATGGACTGGCTGCGCGACCAGGGCCGGACCGAGGTGTTCTTCTCGTCGTACACGCCGAATTACTTCCTGCCCGGCCTCGACGTCGTGCGGTACCCGGCCGCGCTCGCGCTGACCGAGCAGCTCGGCTTCCGGACCCAGTACCAGGCGGTCGCGATGGACCGTGGCCTGGTCGGCTACGCGATCCCAGACGACGTGCGCGAGCGGATCCGGACCCTCGAGGCCGACGGCTACCGCTTCGGGACTCCGACCGGGGACGAGCTGACCGAGCTGATCGCGATCGCCAGGTCGGAGTTCAACCCGGACTGGGCTCGCGCGATCCGCGAAGCCGTGGTGGCCGGGATGCCGTTGGACCGCATCGTCGCGGCGTACGCACCGGATCGGACCGTGCTCGGCTGGGCCATGCACGGCACGTACGAGGGGGTGCTGGACCGCTTCGGCCCGTTCGGGGTGTTGCCGGCCAGCCGGGGGACCGGGCTCGGCAAGGTCCTGCTGCACCTGACGCTGCAGCGCATGGTCGGACTCGGGGCGCACAGCGCCTGGTTCCTGTGGACCGGCGAGCAGTCCGCCGCCGGCCAGCTGTACCTGAAGACCGGCTTCACGATCACCCGCAAGTTCTCGATCCTCCGGGCCTCGCTGGTCCCGGCCGACCGGAAGGACTGA
- a CDS encoding PIG-L deacetylase family protein, whose product MNRSVLAIGGHIGDMDLTAGPTLAKLVGEGASATIVALTYGERGHPRLSPAEYKTQKLAEGEAFATAIGADFIALDHSDGFLPDTDEVALELASIIREKQPDTLITHWKHSIHRDHEYAAKLAERARFLAGLPMDHELPRHSVRTFLHAENWEDMEGFQPTTYVPIPDDAFYRWVGAIRHQAFARGETYGFRYIDYYTALMTMRGCLAGYPRACAFMDPRGPEVTKLAGP is encoded by the coding sequence ATGAACAGATCGGTCCTCGCCATCGGCGGTCACATCGGCGACATGGATCTCACCGCCGGTCCCACCCTGGCCAAGCTCGTCGGCGAAGGCGCCTCTGCGACCATCGTGGCGCTGACCTACGGCGAACGCGGGCACCCGCGGCTGTCCCCGGCGGAGTACAAGACGCAGAAGCTGGCCGAGGGGGAGGCGTTCGCGACCGCGATCGGTGCCGACTTCATCGCGCTCGACCACAGCGACGGCTTCCTGCCCGACACCGACGAGGTCGCGCTGGAGCTGGCGTCGATCATCCGGGAGAAGCAGCCGGACACGCTGATCACGCACTGGAAGCACAGCATCCACCGCGACCACGAGTACGCCGCGAAGCTGGCCGAGCGGGCCCGGTTCCTGGCCGGGTTGCCGATGGACCACGAGCTGCCGCGGCACTCGGTCCGGACCTTCCTGCACGCCGAGAACTGGGAGGACATGGAGGGGTTCCAGCCGACCACGTACGTGCCGATCCCGGACGACGCCTTCTACCGCTGGGTCGGCGCGATCCGGCACCAGGCCTTCGCCCGCGGCGAGACGTACGGCTTCCGCTACATCGACTACTACACCGCGCTGATGACGATGCGCGGCTGCCTGGCCGGCTACCCCAGGGCCTGCGCGTTCATGGATCCACGCGGCCCCGAGGTCACCAAGCTCGCCGGCCCGTGA
- a CDS encoding M28 family peptidase yields MTESSGLSRRGLLGAVAGVTAATALPAAPAWAADDPRPGAVRPPTLDRYDRQVVNGLSSERALRHLQVLSEQIGPRIGGTPSEKRAADYLADELDRFGYRTRLEPFPVADKFLAQIGDVRNVLPDDVCWQAGAAPGGKLDVTVQGLARDVGPATAPVWPADVSGAVVLADDTAAARPGFVAEAAARGAVAVILLPADQVFPRRASAFSPSGLVDAPIPVIGVAQVQKRLLREALAVVTSLPLSISTAAHRGLISNNVIGERRGKSATSPIVMVSGHYDSVIGAPGANDDGSGTVLTLEVALVLSKVPVEATLRFALWGSEEQGLIGSRYHVAQLPQDQRDRYRAVFQNDMVATSWDPAIVYWLLSFDGMANAATDSVLASGKRLGYDPQMVGPVQRGASDHQSFQEVGIAAANFSWRGESSPALLEPPYHSPEDTIAKNVSLERLQVSMELIGTAAYAVARPR; encoded by the coding sequence ATGACCGAATCGAGCGGTTTGAGTCGTCGTGGCCTGCTCGGCGCCGTCGCCGGAGTCACCGCCGCCACCGCCCTGCCCGCCGCTCCGGCGTGGGCAGCCGACGACCCGAGGCCCGGCGCCGTCCGGCCTCCGACGCTGGACAGGTACGACCGGCAGGTCGTCAACGGACTGTCCTCCGAACGCGCCCTGCGGCACCTCCAGGTGCTGTCGGAGCAGATCGGCCCCCGGATCGGTGGGACGCCGAGCGAGAAGCGGGCCGCCGACTACCTCGCGGACGAGCTGGACCGCTTCGGGTACCGGACCCGGCTCGAACCCTTCCCGGTCGCGGACAAGTTCCTCGCCCAGATCGGGGACGTACGCAACGTCCTGCCCGACGACGTGTGCTGGCAGGCCGGCGCGGCTCCGGGCGGCAAGCTGGACGTCACGGTGCAAGGACTCGCTCGCGATGTCGGTCCGGCGACGGCACCCGTGTGGCCGGCGGACGTGTCCGGTGCCGTGGTCCTCGCCGACGACACCGCGGCGGCTCGGCCCGGCTTCGTCGCGGAGGCTGCCGCGCGGGGAGCCGTGGCCGTGATCCTGCTGCCGGCCGACCAGGTGTTCCCGCGGCGCGCGTCCGCATTCTCACCGAGCGGTCTGGTGGATGCGCCGATCCCGGTGATCGGGGTCGCGCAGGTCCAGAAGAGGTTGTTGCGTGAGGCCCTCGCCGTGGTCACCTCGTTGCCGCTGTCGATCAGTACGGCGGCCCACCGCGGCCTGATCTCGAACAACGTGATCGGCGAACGCCGCGGCAAGAGCGCCACCTCGCCGATCGTCATGGTCAGCGGCCACTACGACTCGGTCATCGGCGCACCCGGCGCGAACGACGACGGCTCCGGTACCGTCCTCACGTTGGAGGTCGCCCTGGTGCTCAGCAAGGTCCCCGTCGAGGCGACGTTGCGGTTCGCGCTGTGGGGCTCGGAGGAGCAAGGGCTGATCGGCTCGCGGTACCACGTCGCGCAGTTGCCGCAGGACCAGCGCGACCGGTACCGGGCGGTGTTCCAGAACGACATGGTCGCCACCAGTTGGGACCCGGCCATCGTCTACTGGCTGCTCTCGTTCGACGGGATGGCGAACGCCGCGACGGACTCGGTCCTGGCGTCCGGGAAACGGCTCGGGTACGACCCGCAGATGGTCGGTCCCGTGCAACGCGGGGCGAGTGACCACCAGTCCTTCCAGGAGGTCGGGATCGCGGCCGCCAACTTCTCCTGGCGCGGGGAGTCGTCGCCGGCCCTGCTGGAACCGCCGTACCACTCGCCGGAGGACACCATCGCCAAGAACGTCAGCCTGGAACGCCTCCAGGTCTCGATGGAGCTGATCGGCACCGCGGCGTACGCCGTCGCCCGCCCCCGCTGA
- a CDS encoding carbohydrate ABC transporter permease — protein MRRRRGGFPWFAYLVVILGAVAMVMPFLDMVMSSFKGAGEYGVIPYRLLPESFGLDNYRAAFEQLELVRLFRNSVIVTVSVTVSVLITSSLAGYALAKLRFRGRAVIFRFILATMMLPPFLLLIPTFLIMLNWPLAGGNDLLGRGGDGGLTTSLVALILPFTVSGFGIFLMRQFMVSLPDEMLEAARIDGANQWQTWRLIVLPQTKPVAITLGLITFIGTWNEYIWTLLISSSSPELQTLPVGIQLLQSFLDPDRTMPIVMAGLVISTLPVLAVFLAFQKYYVRGVVLSGLK, from the coding sequence GTGAGACGACGACGCGGTGGGTTCCCGTGGTTCGCGTACCTGGTGGTGATCCTGGGCGCGGTGGCGATGGTGATGCCGTTCCTCGACATGGTGATGAGCTCGTTCAAGGGCGCGGGGGAGTACGGCGTCATCCCGTACCGGTTGCTGCCGGAGTCGTTCGGCCTGGACAACTACCGGGCCGCGTTCGAGCAGTTGGAGCTGGTCCGGCTGTTCCGGAACAGCGTGATCGTCACGGTCAGCGTCACCGTGTCCGTGCTGATCACGTCCAGCCTGGCCGGGTACGCGCTGGCGAAGCTGCGGTTCCGCGGTCGCGCGGTGATCTTCCGGTTCATCCTCGCGACGATGATGCTGCCGCCGTTCCTGCTGCTGATCCCGACGTTCCTGATCATGCTGAACTGGCCGTTGGCCGGGGGCAACGACCTGCTCGGCCGAGGCGGCGACGGCGGGCTGACCACCAGCCTGGTCGCGCTGATCCTGCCGTTCACGGTCAGCGGGTTCGGCATCTTCCTGATGCGCCAGTTCATGGTCTCGCTGCCGGACGAGATGCTGGAGGCGGCCAGGATCGACGGCGCGAACCAGTGGCAGACCTGGCGGCTGATCGTGCTGCCGCAGACCAAACCGGTCGCGATCACGCTCGGCCTGATCACCTTCATCGGCACCTGGAACGAGTACATCTGGACGCTGCTGATCTCCTCGTCCAGCCCCGAACTGCAGACGCTGCCGGTCGGCATCCAGCTGCTGCAGAGCTTCCTCGACCCGGACCGGACGATGCCGATCGTGATGGCCGGCCTGGTGATCAGCACGCTGCCCGTGCTCGCTGTCTTCCTCGCCTTCCAGAAGTACTACGTCCGCGGCGTCGTGCTCAGCGGTCTCAAGTAG
- a CDS encoding exo-beta-N-acetylmuramidase NamZ domain-containing protein has product MATDAVRTGAERLASEPGLAGGGRFGLVTNFTGVLPDLRPQRTAFLEAGLPLITLFGPEHGLNGTAQAGASESARTDPETGLPVFDTYHRAGADLDALVTASGVDTLLFDIQDIGTRFYTYIWTMFDCLAAAARCGVRFIVLDRPNPLGGRTVEGPLLQPGFESFVGRAPIPVRHGLTVGELARQFTATTDRPAELDVITLSGWTRGPGTGQPWVPPSPNMPSPDCALVYPGTGLFEGTNLSEGRGTTRPFETIGAPFLDGRLVPALRERELPGVTFRGTWFQPTFSKYAGQVLPGVQLHLTDRVTFEPVRTALVILAVLRELYPGELEFRPELDRLWGSDSLRKTLTAGEDPEKLLPASIGPDGWTEPGVLLYEGGIG; this is encoded by the coding sequence ATGGCGACCGACGCGGTACGGACCGGCGCGGAGCGACTCGCGAGCGAGCCCGGACTGGCCGGTGGCGGCCGGTTCGGACTCGTCACCAACTTCACCGGGGTGCTCCCGGATCTGCGCCCACAGCGAACCGCGTTCCTCGAAGCCGGGCTTCCGCTGATCACGTTGTTCGGTCCGGAGCACGGACTCAACGGCACCGCGCAGGCCGGGGCGAGCGAGTCCGCGAGGACCGATCCCGAGACCGGGCTGCCGGTCTTCGACACGTACCACCGGGCCGGCGCCGACCTCGACGCCCTGGTCACCGCGTCCGGCGTCGACACGCTGCTGTTCGACATCCAGGACATCGGCACCCGCTTCTACACCTACATCTGGACCATGTTCGACTGCCTGGCGGCGGCGGCCCGGTGCGGTGTGCGGTTCATCGTCCTCGACCGGCCGAACCCGCTCGGCGGCCGGACCGTCGAGGGTCCGTTGCTGCAGCCCGGGTTCGAGAGCTTCGTCGGCCGCGCGCCGATTCCGGTCCGGCACGGCCTCACCGTCGGCGAGCTCGCGCGGCAGTTCACCGCGACCACGGACCGCCCGGCCGAGCTCGACGTGATCACGCTGTCTGGCTGGACCCGCGGCCCCGGTACCGGTCAGCCCTGGGTGCCGCCGTCGCCGAACATGCCGAGTCCCGACTGCGCCCTGGTCTATCCGGGGACGGGGTTGTTCGAAGGGACCAACCTCAGCGAGGGCCGCGGGACCACCCGGCCCTTCGAGACGATCGGGGCGCCCTTCCTCGACGGCCGCCTGGTGCCCGCCCTGCGCGAGCGGGAACTGCCCGGGGTCACGTTCCGCGGGACGTGGTTCCAGCCGACGTTCAGCAAGTACGCCGGCCAGGTGCTGCCCGGCGTCCAGCTGCACCTCACCGATCGCGTCACGTTCGAACCGGTCCGCACCGCGCTGGTGATCCTCGCGGTGTTGCGCGAGCTGTATCCCGGCGAGCTCGAGTTCCGCCCAGAGCTGGACCGGTTGTGGGGATCTGACTCGCTGCGCAAGACGCTCACCGCCGGCGAGGACCCGGAGAAGTTGCTGCCGGCATCGATCGGCCCGGACGGCTGGACCGAGCCGGGTGTGCTGCTCTACGAAGGAGGGATCGGATGA
- a CDS encoding alpha/beta fold hydrolase, with protein sequence MKLPVTSYGDSGSPVVVMHGLFGSGRNWMTAARRLAESSHRVFALDLRNHGSSPHVPTMSYPEMAEDVRETITGLGVGPVALVGHSMGGKTAMLTAIDHPDVVDRLVVVDAAPVSYPPAFVQYAQAMRTADLRNVTRRADVDAQLAEAVPTPGTRAFLLQNLILDDQGARWRPNLPVIEAALGDISGWPDGVTGSYDGPTLFVYGGKSDYVQQDHRATIEAYFPHVRYAVVPEAGHWVHAERLDDFLAAVTPFLA encoded by the coding sequence ATGAAGCTCCCGGTCACGTCGTACGGCGACAGCGGGTCGCCGGTCGTGGTGATGCACGGACTGTTCGGGTCCGGGCGGAACTGGATGACGGCCGCGCGCCGGCTGGCCGAGTCGTCGCACCGGGTGTTCGCGCTCGACCTGCGCAACCACGGCAGCTCTCCGCACGTCCCCACGATGAGCTATCCGGAGATGGCCGAGGACGTCCGCGAGACGATCACCGGGCTCGGGGTCGGCCCGGTCGCGCTGGTCGGTCACTCGATGGGCGGCAAGACCGCGATGCTGACCGCGATCGACCACCCCGACGTCGTCGACCGGCTCGTCGTGGTCGACGCGGCACCGGTGAGCTACCCGCCCGCCTTCGTCCAGTACGCCCAGGCGATGCGGACCGCCGACCTCAGGAACGTGACCCGCCGCGCCGACGTGGACGCTCAGCTGGCCGAGGCGGTCCCGACGCCGGGGACTCGCGCGTTCCTGCTGCAGAACCTGATCCTCGACGACCAGGGCGCCCGCTGGCGGCCGAACCTGCCGGTGATCGAGGCCGCGCTCGGCGACATCTCCGGCTGGCCCGACGGCGTCACCGGCTCGTACGACGGGCCGACGCTCTTCGTCTACGGCGGCAAGTCCGACTACGTCCAGCAGGACCACCGGGCCACCATCGAGGCGTACTTCCCGCACGTCCGGTACGCTGTCGTCCCCGAGGCCGGCCATTGGGTCCACGCGGAGCGCCTCGACGACTTCCTCGCCGCGGTCACGCCGTTCCTCGCCTGA
- a CDS encoding extracellular solute-binding protein, which produces MRLHHGVRLAVVLGLLATGVACSGGDGSGGDGKVQLTVLSHYGSDPAKAGLDKMIAQWNQENPDVQVKSEVVKFDDLLTTLTVRQTGGRGADIVSAYGLWGGQLQKANVVAKVPDDVAQKIKASYSPAALGAVTTGDTLLGYPTELNTYALFYNKKILAAAGVTKPPATWAELADTAKKVAKRDAKGNVQVEGLSLIQDGDNKSAHPFLSLLDAAGGSFLGEDGTAQFAGEQGKAALGLEADLAGAKATDPSIMPTKQFRSGGVAMAIQAGWWVGSLKTQMAGKYSDVGVAPIPGPAAGSKGSLAYGFFMGVNQRSKHPDEAWKFLTWLNEHQGSAGVTGMGEYLAGMGLIPPRTADAATLKKSLDDPNLVPIYDAAEYAMPEPNLAGAYEAKTALHNAIMTVLADGKSPDEALTQAAKAVKPQ; this is translated from the coding sequence ATGAGACTCCATCACGGTGTCCGGCTCGCGGTCGTACTCGGCCTCCTCGCCACCGGCGTGGCCTGTTCGGGCGGCGACGGCTCGGGCGGCGACGGCAAGGTCCAGCTGACCGTGCTGAGCCACTACGGCTCCGACCCGGCGAAGGCCGGCCTGGACAAGATGATCGCGCAGTGGAACCAGGAGAACCCGGACGTCCAGGTGAAGTCCGAGGTGGTCAAGTTCGACGACCTGCTGACCACCCTCACCGTCCGGCAGACCGGCGGCCGCGGCGCCGACATCGTCAGCGCGTACGGGCTGTGGGGCGGCCAGTTGCAGAAGGCGAACGTGGTCGCGAAGGTGCCCGACGACGTGGCCCAGAAGATCAAGGCGAGCTACAGCCCGGCCGCCCTCGGCGCGGTGACGACCGGCGACACCCTGCTCGGCTATCCGACCGAGCTGAACACGTACGCGCTGTTCTACAACAAGAAGATCCTGGCCGCGGCCGGGGTGACCAAGCCGCCGGCCACCTGGGCCGAGCTGGCCGACACCGCGAAGAAGGTGGCGAAGCGGGACGCGAAGGGCAACGTCCAGGTCGAGGGCCTGAGCTTGATCCAGGACGGTGACAACAAGTCGGCGCACCCGTTCCTGTCCTTGCTGGACGCGGCCGGCGGCTCCTTCCTCGGCGAGGACGGGACTGCGCAGTTCGCCGGGGAGCAGGGCAAGGCGGCACTCGGGCTGGAGGCGGACCTCGCCGGGGCGAAGGCGACCGACCCGTCGATCATGCCGACCAAGCAGTTCCGCAGCGGAGGCGTCGCGATGGCGATCCAGGCCGGCTGGTGGGTCGGCAGCCTGAAGACGCAGATGGCCGGGAAGTACTCCGACGTCGGCGTCGCCCCGATCCCGGGACCGGCCGCCGGGAGCAAGGGCTCGCTGGCGTACGGGTTCTTCATGGGCGTGAACCAGCGCAGCAAGCACCCGGACGAGGCATGGAAGTTCCTCACCTGGCTGAACGAGCACCAGGGCTCCGCGGGCGTCACCGGGATGGGCGAGTACCTGGCCGGGATGGGCCTGATCCCGCCGCGGACCGCGGACGCGGCCACGCTGAAGAAGTCGCTGGACGACCCGAACCTGGTGCCGATCTACGACGCCGCGGAGTACGCGATGCCGGAGCCGAACCTGGCCGGCGCCTACGAGGCGAAGACCGCGCTGCACAACGCCATCATGACGGTGCTTGCTGACGGCAAGAGTCCGGACGAGGCGCTGACCCAGGCCGCGAAGGCCGTCAAGCCGCAGTGA